From Triticum urartu cultivar G1812 chromosome 2, Tu2.1, whole genome shotgun sequence, a single genomic window includes:
- the LOC125539887 gene encoding cell division protein FtsZ homolog 1, chloroplastic, whose amino-acid sequence MAPSTSSASALLHLPGLPPRGPHRGGCRNQPRRPRHAAVRCSFAFAPVETARIKVVGVGGGGNNAVNRMIGSGLQGIEFYAINTDSQALVNSQAQHPLQIGEQLTRGLGTGGNPNLGEQAAEESKEVIANALRDSDLVFITAGMGGGTGSGAAPVVAQIAKEAGYLTVGVVTYPFSFEGRKRSLQALEALEKLERSVDTLIVIPNDRLLDIADENMPLQDAFLLADDVLRQGVQGISDIITIPGLVNVDFADVKAVMKNSGTAMLGVGVSSSKNRAQEAAEQATLAPLIGSSIEAATGVVYNITGGKDITLQEVNKVSQIVTSLADPSANIIFGAVVDDRYNGEIHVTIIATGFPQSFQKSLLADPKGARILEAKEKAASLTTAAAVQQPAAAVPTWSRRLFS is encoded by the exons ATGGCGCCGTCCACCTCgtcggcctccgccctcctccaCCTCCCAGGCCTGCCTCCCCGTGGACCCCATAGAGGCGGGTGCCGGAACCAGCCGCGGCGGCCGCGCCATGCGGCCGTGCGGTGCTCCTTCGCGTTCGCGCCCGTGGAGACGGCGAGGATAAAGGTCGTTGGCGTGGGAGGCGGCGGCAACAACGCCGTCAACCGCATGATCGGCAGCGGCCTTCAG GGTATCGAGTTCTATGCTATAAACACAGACTCCCAGGCTCTTGTGAATTCCCAGGCGCAGCATCCGCTACAAATTGGAGAACAATTGACTCGTGGGCTGG GTACTGGTGGAAATCCTAATTTGGGAGAACAGGCTGCCGAGGAATCGAAGGAAGTGATAGCCAATGCCCTCCGAGATTCGGACCTTGTCTTCATAACAGCTGGGATGGGAGGGGGTACTGGCTCCGGTGCTGCTCCAGTTGTTGCCCAGATAGCAAAGGAAGCTGGTTATCTTACTGTTGGTGTTGTCACCTACCCATTCAGCTTTGAAGGACGCAAGCGCTCTCTACAG GCACTCGAAGCATTGGAGAAGCTGGAAAGAAGTGTTGACACTCTGATTGTGATCCCAAATGATCGGTTGTTAGATATTGCTGATGAGAATATGCCCTTGCAAGACGCGTTTCTCCTTGCAGATGATGTCCTTCGGCAGGGTGTCCAAGGAATATCAGACATTATCACG ATACCTGGGCTCGTGAATGTTGATTTTGCCGATGTGAAAGCTGTGATGAAAAATTCTGGAACTGCCATGCTCGGCGTTGGTGTTTCTTCCAGCAAAAACCGTGCCCAAGAAGCTGCCGAGCAGGCAACTCTTGCCCCTTTGATAGGGTCGTCCATTGAGGCAGCTACTGGTGTCGTGTACAATATCACCGGCGGGAAGGACATCACTCTGCAAGAAGTGAACAAGGTGTCTCAG ATCGTGACAAGCTTGGCTGATCCCTCGGCCAACATAATTTTCGGAGCTGTGGTCGACGACCGTTATAACGGCGAGATCCACGTGACCATCATCGCAACAGGATTTCCGCAGTCCTTCCAGAAGTCCCTTCTGGCTGATCCGAAGGGAGCACGGATACTGGAGGCGAAAGAAAAAGCGGCTAGCCTCACAACGGCTGCTGCGGTGCAACAACCTGCGGCGGCCGTCCCGACATGGTCCCGGAGGCTCTTCTCCTGA
- the LOC125534207 gene encoding beta-fructofuranosidase, insoluble isoenzyme 7-like yields the protein MNGLEHPRNGRTAYHFQPAKFWQNDPNGPLYHNGMYHFFYQYNPHGATWGDGTLSWGHSVSGDLVNWADVGNALDPTSPFDANGCWSGSATVLPGGRPAILYTGIDANRVQVQNVAFAKNPADPLLREWEKPDCNPVMPMPADVTGNNFRDPTEAWLGRDGLWRVGVVAEVGGVGSLLVYRSADFLRWERNAAPLHASSRDVPVLECPDLFPMAPPGAAEGLDVSASGAGVLHVLKLTDFAKEDHYMVGRYDDVEDTFVSAEPERGDDPGNWRRLDHGHLYASKSFYDARKKRRVLWAWVDENDGGGVARGWAGIQAFPRAIWLDADGKRLVQWPIEEIETLRRKRVGLQWATEVEAGGRKEVAGIVSSQADVQAVFEIPNLEEAETLDPKWLQDPKGLAAEMGASGRGGVGPFGLLVLASGDLEEHTAVFFRVFKHDGKFKVLMCTDLTRSSRKEGIKKPSYGAFLDVDVEKERSISLRTLIDHTVVESFGDGGRACMTARVYPEHAATGSSRLYAFNYGAGAVKVSKLEAWELATAAVNGGGHF from the exons ATGAATGGACTCGAGCACCCGCGCAATGGCCGGACCGCCTACCACTTCCAGCCGGCCAAGTTCTGGCAGAATG ATCCCAACG GGCCACTGTACCACAACGGCATGTACCACTTCTTCTACCAGTACAATCCCCACGGCGCCACCTGGGGCGACGGCACGCTCTCATGGGGCCACTCCGTCTCCGGCGACCTCGTGAACTGGGCCGACGTCGGCAATGCGCTCGACCCCACCTCCCCGTTCGACGCCAACGGCTGCTGGTCGGGCTCCGCCACCGTCCTCCCCGGCGGCCGCCCGGCCATCCTCTACACCGGCATCGACGCCAACAGGGTGCAGGTCCAGAATGTGGCCTTCGCCAAGAACCCCGCCGACCCGCTCCTCCGCGAGTGGGAGAAGCCCGACTGCAACCCGGTCATGCCCATGCCGGCGGACGTCACCGGCAACAACTTCCGCGACCCCACGGAGGCGTGGCTCGGCCGCGACGGCCTGTGGAGGGTCGGCGTCGTCGCCGAGGTCGGCGGCGTGGGCTCCCTGCTCGTGTACCGGAGCGCGGACTTCCTCCGCTGGGAGCGCAACGCCGCGCCTCTGCACGCCAGCTCGCGGGACGTGCCCGTGCTGGAGTGCCCGGACCTGTTCCCCATGGCGCCGCCCggcgcggcggaggggctcgacGTGTCGgcgagcggcgccggggtgctgCACGTGCTGAAGCTCACGGACTTCGCCAAGGAGGACCACTACATGGTCGGGCGGTACGACGACGTCGAGGACACCTTCGTGTCGGCGGAGCCCGAGCGCGGCGACGACCCCGGGAACTGGCGCCGGCTGGACCACGGCCACCTGTACGCGTCCAAGTCCTTCTACGACGCCCGCAAGAAGCGGCGCGTGCTGTGGGCGTGGGTGGACGAGAACGACGGCGGCGGCGTGGCCAGGGGCTGGGCGGGCATCCAGGCGTTCCCGAGGGCGATCTGGCTGGACGCCGACGGGAAGCGGCTGGTGCAGTGGCCGATCGAGGAGATCGAGACGCTGAGGAGGAAGCGGGTGGGCCTGCAGTGGGCGACGGAGGTGGAGGCCGGCGGCAGGAAGGAGGTCGCCGGCATCGTGAGCTCGCAGGCGGACGTGCAGGCGGTGTTCGAGATCCCGAACCTGGAGGAGGCCGAGACGCTAGACCCCAAGTGGCTGCAGGATCCCAAGGGGCTGGCCGCCGAGATGGGCGCGTCCGGGCGCGGCGGAGTCGGGCCGTTCGGGCTGCTGGTCTTGGCCTCCGGCGACCTGGAGGAGCACACCGCCGTCTTCTTCAGGGTGTTCAAGCACGATGGCAAGTTCAAGGTCCTCATGTGCACCGATCTGACAAG ATCGTCGAGGAAGGAGGGGATAAAGAAGCCATCCTACGGCGCATTTCTGGACGTGGACGTGGAGAAGGAGAGGAGCATCTCGCTGAGGACCTTG ATCGATCACACGGTGGTGGAGAGCTTCGGCGACGGCGGGAGGGCGTGCATGACGGCCCGGGTGTACCCGGAGCACGCGGCGACGGGCAGCAGCCGGCTGTACGCGTTCAACTACGGCGCCGGGGCCGTGAAGGTGTCCAAGCTGGAGGCGTGGGAGCTGGCGACGGCGGCCGTGAACGGCGGAGGCCATTTCTAG